CATAATGTCTTTGAGGAAGACAATGACATGTCATGCGTTCCTGTGAAGTAGGTTATTGCACATGGCGATCTGTCTTGTTGTCGGTGTGCGGTTCTAGAAAAAAATGTCCCGAGACATTCCCCCTCCCTTCAGTTACAGTTATCAATTACAATATTTCTTGTTTCTAAAGCACGTCAGTTTTGATTTTCACTTATTCGAATGCCACACATAGTAAAAGCACAAGACTGTCGCAGtatgtaaatggtctgtattacTACTACTCAAGGCGCTTTTTCCACTACATCCTCATTAACGCATCATTCATACAATATAAGCATGGCAGTTATTTTCAAACTCTGTTTTGTTCCCTTTGTTCCATCGTAGGcagcagtcacagcagcagtccagGGAACTCGCAGAACTCAAGTCCTGCTAATACTCCAAATCCCCATGGCCAGAGGTAAGGCTGTCTCATGAACGGTTTGTCCAGAAACTGTAGAGCTATCGGTAGCGTTACAGCTGCCACTggctcttctcttcctccccgCTTCAACTCCGATAGAGCTTCGTGTCCGTCTTTGCAGACACAGCTCTCAATACGATGTTTCTCAGCTGCATCTTAAAGTTTGGTATTTTAAGCTGTCTGAGGCTATAAGTCAGAATAAGACTTCTTTCtataagacagaaaaaatggtGCTACAGTTTGCACCtaattgtatatattttttctgttttgaattataaagctaattgtgtaaaatgtttatgtaaattattcattacattttgtctcttttttttctcactgaaaCTTCATAAGCCTAAAggatgctttttaaaaattttaaccAACTCAAGAGTGCGGTGATCTATGCAGTTTTTCCAGCATATAATAGTATATGCTACTCCAATGAAAATAATGCTCACCTATTTTGTTGAGCCGTGAATGCAGCCTTTTGGTAATGTCATTAGTTAATAACTTGGAGGCACGGCACTACTGTATGTTGGTAATTGGTACCAGACTTGCTGTATGTGTTGAATACGCCTCCAAAGATACTTCCGCCTTATTGAAGATTACTTAGTCATGCAACTTTTTCATGCTCTTGGCAGTGCCCTGTGCACAAAAACTGGAACTCTGGCAAAAGATGTGGTATGAAATGGGATTGGCTGGTCTATACTTGCACACATAAAAGACTCTGTGTGCAGTCCTTTCCATGTTTCATGCCAAATTTCATGCAATGATGCCCGTTTAGGGCATTTGCCGGACAACTTGAAAGTATTGGCCCGAGAGTTAGATCGAGCAGAATCAGGCCACAGTAATGTTGTTTTGCATTCTGTGGTGCTTTAAATTATGTTCTAAAATTTGTTCTGTCAGAAtggatacatttaaaaaaaaaaaaaaagtggaaaatttaGTTTTATTAGTTTAAACTAACCATTCTATCTTGTTCAGTGCCACTAATGGTATCCTTAGCTACAAAATACTGGTGAATGAATCCATTAAGCTCAAGTTGTATCATAAGGCAGTGTTCACTATGTGTACACTCACAGtatatttaaaaacatctaTTTGCAACAACACTTCACTATGCACAATCTCACCACTCACACTAGTAAGCAGAATAAAAACTATCTAGGTGAACATCAAGACAAAGATCACATTTATGTACATGGTCAAGCATTCTAAAAACACATTGGCGGGCCGCAAACCAAAATTTTGAAAGCAGATGTTGAGACTCCTGCTGttcagctgattttttttaaaaagatatgaAGCGGCATTAATACATACAAAGTTAATATGAAGTCAAGGATGTCGGCAGTCCGAGACACTGCACACGCACTAGGCTGCAAAATCTGATGAAGGTGCAAGATCAGAGTGCTTGAAAATGGATGAGAAGGAGTTTGTTCTTCAGTTTAAGACTGAATTGATATACAGGAGCAAGAGCAGAGTGTAGCTAGTCATTGGCTCCTCATTGCAGCACTGCTGTTCTCAAAAACCAATTGATGAATAGAAAGCCTTAATGAAACGACAGTGAATGTAAATGAAGTATGCCCTTTTTAAACCGTGCCCCCCTTTCTCCATAATTTGATATGACCATTCCCTTCTGTGCTGTTATCTTgcttggggttttttttttttttttcagcaccgCCCCTCTCTTTGGGAGTGGGGGTGTGCGTGTAATAGGTTAAGTTATGTACAATCCACTGGTTGTGACTTACTTTTCTTTATAAATCCAGTTCCTTGGAATTGGATGTGTGAGTGCTGGCTGCTATTCAAATGGTTCATCAGAAGTTCCATCACAGATCTTAACACTACTCTCTTGCCAGTAAAAAGTTTCACGACTTGTTATTTTTCAACAGCTGCAGGGTTCATTGGACATGACAGTTATTTTGAGTGTATTCACAGTTGATGCAGTAATACCTGGCTGATGCGGTTAGATGGATTAGTGTTAAGTGATGTTGCATACTGTACCActcttttcaccctctttctgaATGCTGTTGTAGCTCCCGTCTCATTAAGCCATCCCACCCCCATCCCCATCGCCCACAAGCCCACCAACTCTCTGAAGGGAACTCACATTAGTCAGGCAAGATGTTTAACGCCAGGTTACAGGCTaagctgccaaataaacagcaaaacatggcAAAACCCTCAGTCTGAAGCCGAATCACGGACAGACGCTATCGATCCATCCCTGAGCTTGTACCATTACTGGCCCTTGTTAAGAAAGCAGTCACGACTAAAATATcattacatacacatatattcTGGCTTTGCAGTCCCTGTGAGGAGATTTCTGTAGTTTTCTCATCCAAAACAAATCTGCCGGGGCTTTACTTTCACATATGGTGGGAGTGCACGGAGACTGCTGTGTGGGCTCTTGCAGCCAGCAGCTGAACAATTGGCGTGCTTTGATCATACTCTTTGACATCTTAGCTTTACCTGCGTTAGCGTTGGCAAATGACAGCGATGGTGaacagtgaggtggattcaggttttcagtagGCGTGAGCCTGCTGAAGGAGGCCACACGTAGGCACACCAGGGACCGCATTTCTGTCGAAAAGGAGTTATAAGTGCATGTTGCATAATGTGATAAGATATTTGACCGTGGTTTGCTTTACTCTTCCAGGACCCCAGTCCAGTTCAGCTCTCCACCGtacacccctcctcctcccctgatGCAGAGGTCCTTTTCATCTCCTGATAACCTACAGAAGCATGTCATGGTAATACTTTTATGATTACACACCCTTATGCATTCATGACAATGTATAGTCCTGATTTAAGATGTAATGTATAAAGACTAGTAGATTGTATATTTGAGtaacaaatgaagaaatgtcCACACAGTATGctttgaaaggaaatgaaacGAACCTTTTGGCCTCTATGAACCGTATGAATCACAGGTcctgctttctgtctcctccttcaTCCACAGATGAGCAACATGATGTGGCAGCACCACATGCAACAGCTCGAGCAGCTGAACGGCGGCCTCTCCAAGCCTCCGCAGAGGCAGCCGCCAGTGGGTGGAAATTCCGGCGGAGGAGGCCCAAGGCAATACGACAACACTCCCCATCGGCATCACACATCCCAGATGAACACCGGCGGCAGGAATCCGCGCTACACAGACGAACAGGGTTCAGGCCGTCATCAGCAGCACGGCCACAGCCGGGACAGCTATCACCATCAGAGCGACAGGAGCGGCAACCGTCACTATGGCGGCAGACAGCATGACGACAACGGAAGCAGCCGCGGCTACCAAGACGGCAGGTGGCGACGATACTGAGACGCGCTAAGGATGTCTCGTAAAAAGACTTGAGATCCTCAC
The Pempheris klunzingeri isolate RE-2024b chromosome 4, fPemKlu1.hap1, whole genome shotgun sequence genome window above contains:
- the rbm7 gene encoding RNA-binding protein 7, with protein sequence MGIEDETDRTLFIRNLDSRVTEELLFELFVQAGPLIKTKIPKDADGKQKSFGFAVYKHEVSVPYAMQLLNGTSLYGRSIHVQFRSGSSHSSSPGNSQNSSPANTPNPHGQRTPVQFSSPPYTPPPPLMQRSFSSPDNLQKHVMMSNMMWQHHMQQLEQLNGGLSKPPQRQPPVGGNSGGGGPRQYDNTPHRHHTSQMNTGGRNPRYTDEQGSGRHQQHGHSRDSYHHQSDRSGNRHYGGRQHDDNGSSRGYQDGRWRRY